A single genomic interval of Wolbachia endosymbiont of Diaphorina citri harbors:
- a CDS encoding major capsid protein, translating to MQNPFTNTAFSMTALTNAMNILPINYGRVENLNLFPNRSVRFRHITIEEHNGVLSLLPTQVPGAPATVGKRGKRKIRTFTIPHIPHDDVVLPEEVQGIRAFGSESELKALADVITDHLQLMRNKHAITLEHLRMGALKGIILDADGSELLNLYNEFEITPKVVNFALGTATTDVKRKCMEVLRHIEDNLSGEYMTGVHALVSPEFFDALTSHAKVKEAYERWQEGAALRNDMRSGFTFCGITFEEYRGQATDPEGTVRRFIEKDTGHCFPLGTASTFTTYFAPADFNETVNTLGKSLYAKQEPRRFDRGSDLHTQSNPLPMCHRPGVLIKITAS from the coding sequence ATGCAAAATCCATTTACAAATACAGCATTTAGCATGACGGCACTAACAAATGCGATGAATATATTGCCGATAAATTATGGACGGGTTGAAAATTTAAATTTATTTCCAAATAGGTCAGTAAGATTTAGACATATTACCATAGAAGAACACAACGGAGTTTTAAGTCTACTACCAACACAAGTGCCAGGAGCACCAGCAACAGTGGGAAAACGAGGAAAACGGAAAATAAGAACATTTACGATTCCGCATATTCCACATGATGATGTAGTGTTACCAGAGGAAGTACAGGGAATAAGGGCATTTGGATCAGAAAGTGAACTGAAAGCGCTGGCAGATGTAATAACTGATCATTTGCAGCTAATGAGAAACAAACATGCAATAACATTAGAGCATTTGCGAATGGGAGCGCTGAAAGGGATTATTCTGGACGCAGATGGCAGTGAATTATTAAATCTGTACAACGAATTTGAAATTACGCCAAAAGTAGTAAATTTTGCACTGGGAACAGCGACAACTGATGTAAAGCGTAAGTGTATGGAAGTACTCCGGCATATAGAAGATAATCTAAGTGGTGAATATATGACAGGAGTTCATGCCTTGGTAAGCCCTGAGTTTTTTGATGCACTAACTTCTCATGCTAAAGTAAAAGAAGCATATGAGAGATGGCAAGAAGGAGCAGCGCTTCGAAATGATATGAGATCAGGATTTACGTTCTGTGGCATAACATTTGAGGAGTATAGAGGGCAAGCAACTGACCCTGAAGGAACGGTGAGAAGATTTATTGAGAAAGATACAGGGCACTGTTTTCCACTAGGAACAGCGAGCACATTTACGACATATTTTGCACCAGCAGACTTTAATGAGACAGTAAATACACTAGGAAAATCACTTTATGCAAAACAAGAACCAAGGAGATTTGATAGAGGAAGTGATTTGCATACGCAGTCAAATCCTCTGCCAATG